CGATACCGCTCAAACTGCTGACACGACAGCAACTCAAGAAACAGAAAAAAAAGAAAAGAAAGAAAAAAAGGAAAACAAGGGACAATTCAACGCCGAATGGCACCGAAATACGGTGGCTACTTTCGTTCAGAGTTTATTGACCGTGGCTGACAGGGAGGGTGGCATTGGACAGGAAGTGAAAGTCATTGCTAATAAGCAAAATGATACCAAGGATCGGGCATCTGATTTGATGAATGCTATTGAAAATAGAAATAAAGTAAAAACATTTCTTATCGGTACGAGTTATAAAAACCTTGGAGAATTGCGAAGCCAGATGGTTGATTCGCGAAATCAGATTGAACAATTAAAACGATTGGCTGGAGAAGTGGCGAATGAAGGCGATAAGGCTGAGCTTCAAACCCAGATTCAAACATTGGAGCAGGAACAGACAAAAATTAATGATTTTATAACTCAAAACGAAAGTAGATTCAGCCTGTTTGGCTGGGCGGTGAAGTTATTTCGATAATTCTTTCCTAGTTAAATAGTAAAAGGAGCAATTTCTGGAATATGAATATGCTCCTTTTTTTATGCGCTAGCGGTTTTTATTCCAAGCGTTTATCCGATTTTTTTGAAAGTAATCTTGTAGGATGGTTCGTACTCTACGTTGTTTTTATCTTTAAGGTTGATGCTTTTTCCTTCCATTAGATTATTCATGGCGATGTCGGTGAGCATTTGCTCTGAGCTTTCTATTCCCGCTTTGAATCTTTCGAAATCTTCATAGCGCGATCCCATTTCCGATTGCACGCCGGATTCCAGCAGTTTCTTTTTTTCGCGCAGTTTTTTGAGTTCATTTTTCAGGTCTTCATATCCGCTGGATTGAGTCAGGGCGTCTCGATATTCTTTGCCGATTTCTTTGCGATTTTTTTTAAGCTCTTGAATTTCGTCAAACACTTTTTGCATATCTTGCATATTTTTGCTTTTGAATAAAAAATTAAAACAACGTTTTTAATTTTAACATAAAATGAAAAGAGTGGAAATCGTCAGAAATCATCAGAGGCCTTTTCAAATTAATAAAAGTACGGTATTATTTAAATTCAGTGCGTAACTCCAAAATTATGTCCAATAATGACGTTGCAGTTAGATTTAATAAGGTGTCCTTCGAATACGGACGCAATAAGCCCATTTTGATCGAGGCTTCTTTTTCGCTCCGGCGCGGATCGAAAATAACGCTGATGGGGCAGAATGGTGCGGGGAAAAGCACCATGCTGGAACTCATAACTGGCGCCTTGAAGCCGGATGACGGAACAATTTATGTCGATTCGGGACTCAAAATTGCCTATGCCAAGCAGGTTATTCCCCGAGAATTTATGCCGCTCTCCGTTCGGGAATTTTTTGCCAAATATTTTTCCGGAAAAGATTATGAAATTGACCGGAGGATCAAAGAGGTGCTGGAGGTAGTCAATTTAAAAGCTCCGCACGATAAAATAATCAAAACATTTTCTGGTGGACAGCAGGCAAGGCTGCTTTTAGCTTCGGCACTTATTCAAGATCCGGATCTGCTTATCCTGGATGAGCCGACTAATAATTTGGATAAAGCCGGAATCGAACACTTGACGCAATTTTTAATCGGGTGTGACAAGACATGCATTGTGATTTCTCATGATGCGGATTTTTTAAATATGTTCACAGATGGCGTGATTTATCTCGATATATTTACCCATAAAGTTGAACAATATCTCGGCGATTATTATGTGGTGGTAGCGGAAATCGCAGATCGTATTGAAAAAGAAAAAATGAAGAATGCACAATACGAAAAAGAGATTATTGCTAATAAAGAAAAAGCCAATTTCTTTGCCAATAAAGGAGGAAAAATGCGCTTGGTTGCAAGAAAAATGCGCGATAAAGCGGCAGAAATGGAAGCAGCTAAAGTTGACGTAAGAAGAGAAGATAAGGCGATTCGAAATTTTGAAATTCCGGTTCAAGAAGGATTAAGCGGCGAGATTATAAATATAGCATCTGTTGTTGTGATGAAAAACCATGAGGCAACTTCAAAGAAAATTCGAATATCACTCAAAAAAAATCAGCACTTGTTTCTTTGCGGACCCAATGGAATCGGAAAAACCACCCTCTTGGAAGCCCTGGCCAGCGGAAAAGCTGAAGGTGTCAAAATTGCCGATAAAGTTAGGGTTGGATATTACCGGCAAGATTTCTCAACACTGAATTTTGAAGATACGGTTCATGATTCATTAGCGGAAGTGATGCAGGAAAATGATGAAGAAAGATTGCGTTCGGTTGCCTCCGGATTTCTCATCGATAAGACAATTATTAATGCCAAAATCGGAACTCTTTCGGAAGGGCAGAAGGGGTTGGTGGCTTTTGCGCGATTGGTTCTTGAAGAGCCGGGACTTTTAATTTTAGACGAACCGACTAATCACATAAATTTTCGCCACCTGCCTGTTATCGCCAA
The sequence above is a segment of the Parcubacteria group bacterium genome. Coding sequences within it:
- a CDS encoding ATP-binding cassette domain-containing protein, with protein sequence MSNNDVAVRFNKVSFEYGRNKPILIEASFSLRRGSKITLMGQNGAGKSTMLELITGALKPDDGTIYVDSGLKIAYAKQVIPREFMPLSVREFFAKYFSGKDYEIDRRIKEVLEVVNLKAPHDKIIKTFSGGQQARLLLASALIQDPDLLILDEPTNNLDKAGIEHLTQFLIGCDKTCIVISHDADFLNMFTDGVIYLDIFTHKVEQYLGDYYVVVAEIADRIEKEKMKNAQYEKEIIANKEKANFFANKGGKMRLVARKMRDKAAEMEAAKVDVRREDKAIRNFEIPVQEGLSGEIINIASVVVMKNHEATSKKIRISLKKNQHLFLCGPNGIGKTTLLEALASGKAEGVKIADKVRVGYYRQDFSTLNFEDTVHDSLAEVMQENDEERLRSVASGFLIDKTIINAKIGTLSEGQKGLVAFARLVLEEPGLLILDEPTNHINFRHLPVIAKALDSFKGAMILVSHVPEFVAQIRIDEILDLEK